From the genome of Lasioglossum baleicum chromosome 13, iyLasBale1, whole genome shotgun sequence, one region includes:
- the LOC143215179 gene encoding metaxin-2 isoform X2, translating to MPSDLLEDTIAMELEAKEELPDTIALYQPFVVEQILLPDYANCLAVEAFLKMCGIGVEIVSRHNAEYMSPTGRVPFIKCGSIIHSEFDRIVSFVESKGKSLSGNLSSTCKADMRAYMSLVNNVLLNAELYISWVDEDTLNHITKVRHGSVYPWPLNHFLNWQKRKDVIKKLNVLSWYNKSIEEVCSEVENCCKALSERLDRNEYFSGDKTPNELDALVFGHVFSIITTNLPDNKLANIVQKYTLLLEHCKRIETSICSPQAIGVK from the exons ATGCCTAGTGATCTATTAGAAGATACAATTGCTATGGAATTAGAAG CTAAGGAGGAATTACCTGACACAATAGCTTTGTATCAACCATTTGTGGTCGAGCAGATACTATTGCCCGATTATGCGAACTGTTTGGCCGTAGAAGCTTTTCTTAAAATGTGTGGCATCGGAGTTGAAATAGTGTCGAGACACAATGCAGAGTACATGTCTCCCACTGGTCGTGTACCATTCATTAAATGCGGTTCAATCATacactcagaattcgatagaatCGTATCCTTCGTAGAAAGTAAAGGCAAAAGCTTATCCGGCAATCTATCATCAACTTGCAAGGCAGATATGAGAGCTTACATGTCTCTAGTTAATAATGTACTTCTAAACGCGGAATTGTACATTTCCTGGGTCGACGAAGACACTTTAAACCATATAACCAAAGTAAGACATGGAAGTGTATATCCATGGCCTTTGAATCACTTTTTGAACTGGCAAAAAAGGAAGGATGTCATAAAGAAACTCAATGTACTTAGTTGGTATAACAAGAGCATAGAAGAAGTATGCAGTGAGGTTGAAAATTGTTGTAAAGCATTATCGGAGAGATTGGATCGCAATGAATACTTTTCTGGGGACAA GACACCCAACGAATTAGACGCCTTAGTCTTTGGACATGTTTTTTCTATAATCACGACAAATCTACCTGATAACAAATTGGCGAATATTGTCCAGAAATATACGCTGCTCTTGGAGCACTGCAAACGCATTGAGACTAG
- the LOC143215179 gene encoding metaxin-2 isoform X1 produces the protein MPSDLLEDTIAMELEAKEELPDTIALYQPFVVEQILLPDYANCLAVEAFLKMCGIGVEIVSRHNAEYMSPTGRVPFIKCGSIIHSEFDRIVSFVESKGKSLSGNLSSTCKADMRAYMSLVNNVLLNAELYISWVDEDTLNHITKVRHGSVYPWPLNHFLNWQKRKDVIKKLNVLSWYNKSIEEVCSEVENCCKALSERLDRNEYFSGDKPTELDALVYGHISLLIIVCPQYCTLVQNIATTIKQFPKLINHTKRIHKLLDKQDSARSVDDFEIISTSSKETLWNCSESLESLPPLSEDSSEF, from the exons ATGCCTAGTGATCTATTAGAAGATACAATTGCTATGGAATTAGAAG CTAAGGAGGAATTACCTGACACAATAGCTTTGTATCAACCATTTGTGGTCGAGCAGATACTATTGCCCGATTATGCGAACTGTTTGGCCGTAGAAGCTTTTCTTAAAATGTGTGGCATCGGAGTTGAAATAGTGTCGAGACACAATGCAGAGTACATGTCTCCCACTGGTCGTGTACCATTCATTAAATGCGGTTCAATCATacactcagaattcgatagaatCGTATCCTTCGTAGAAAGTAAAGGCAAAAGCTTATCCGGCAATCTATCATCAACTTGCAAGGCAGATATGAGAGCTTACATGTCTCTAGTTAATAATGTACTTCTAAACGCGGAATTGTACATTTCCTGGGTCGACGAAGACACTTTAAACCATATAACCAAAGTAAGACATGGAAGTGTATATCCATGGCCTTTGAATCACTTTTTGAACTGGCAAAAAAGGAAGGATGTCATAAAGAAACTCAATGTACTTAGTTGGTATAACAAGAGCATAGAAGAAGTATGCAGTGAGGTTGAAAATTGTTGTAAAGCATTATCGGAGAGATTGGATCGCAATGAATACTTTTCTGGGGACAA GCCCACAGAACTAGATGCCCTGGTATACGGTCATATCTCTCTCCTAATTATTGTTTGCCCACAATATTGTACACTGGTACAAAATATTGCTACAACTATAAAGCAATTTCCCAAGCTTATTAATCATACAAAAAGAATCCATAAATTATTAGACAAGCAAGATTCGGCAAGATCTGTTGATGATTTTGAAATTATCAGTACCTCTTCCAAAGAAACCCTCTGGAATTGTTCAGAGTCCCTTGAATCGCTGCCACCGCTGTCAGAAGACTCTTCtgaattttga
- the LOC143215175 gene encoding large ribosomal subunit protein uL14 isoform X3, with product MSKRGRGGSAGAKFRISLGLPVGAVINCADNTGAKNLYVIAVQGIKGRLNRLPAAGSGDMIVATVKKGKPELRKKVMPAVVIRQRKPFRRKDGVFIYFEDNAGVIVNNKGEMKGSAITGPVAKECADLWPRIASNASSIA from the exons ATGTCGAAGAGAG gACGTGGTGGTTCCGCGGGAGCGAAGTTTAGGATATCACTGGGTCTGCCAGTAGGAGCAGTTATTAATTGTGCTGATAATACTG GtgcaaaaaatttatatgtcatcGCAGTCCAAGGAATTAAAGGCAGATTAAATCGCCTTCCAGCTGCAGGATCGGGTGATATGATTGTCGCCACTGTGAAGAAAGGAAAGCCTGAACTCAGAAAAAAgg TGATGCCTGCAGTGGTGATAAGGCAACGAAAACCATTTCGGAGGAAGGACGGGGTGTTTATATACTTTGAGGACAATGCAGGCgttatagtaaataataaaggcGAAATGAAAGGATCAGCTATTACAGGACCTGTTGCAAAAGAATGTGCAGATTTATGGCCCAGGATTGCTTCCAACGCAAGCAGTATCGCTTAA
- the LOC143215179 gene encoding metaxin-2 isoform X3, with the protein MPSDLLEDTIAMELEAKEELPDTIALYQPFVVEQILLPDYANCLAVEAFLKMCGIGVEIVSRHNAEYMSPTGRVPFIKCGSIIHSEFDRIVSFVESKGKSLSGNLSSTCKADMRAYMSLVNNVLLNAELYISWVDEDTLNHITKVRHGSVYPWPLNHFLNWQKRKDVIKKLNVLSWYNKSIEEVCSEVENCCKALSERLDRNEYFSGDNICSPQAIGVK; encoded by the exons ATGCCTAGTGATCTATTAGAAGATACAATTGCTATGGAATTAGAAG CTAAGGAGGAATTACCTGACACAATAGCTTTGTATCAACCATTTGTGGTCGAGCAGATACTATTGCCCGATTATGCGAACTGTTTGGCCGTAGAAGCTTTTCTTAAAATGTGTGGCATCGGAGTTGAAATAGTGTCGAGACACAATGCAGAGTACATGTCTCCCACTGGTCGTGTACCATTCATTAAATGCGGTTCAATCATacactcagaattcgatagaatCGTATCCTTCGTAGAAAGTAAAGGCAAAAGCTTATCCGGCAATCTATCATCAACTTGCAAGGCAGATATGAGAGCTTACATGTCTCTAGTTAATAATGTACTTCTAAACGCGGAATTGTACATTTCCTGGGTCGACGAAGACACTTTAAACCATATAACCAAAGTAAGACATGGAAGTGTATATCCATGGCCTTTGAATCACTTTTTGAACTGGCAAAAAAGGAAGGATGTCATAAAGAAACTCAATGTACTTAGTTGGTATAACAAGAGCATAGAAGAAGTATGCAGTGAGGTTGAAAATTGTTGTAAAGCATTATCGGAGAGATTGGATCGCAATGAATACTTTTCTGGGGACAA